The following proteins are co-located in the Streptomyces sp. DT2A-34 genome:
- a CDS encoding nitrate reductase subunit beta, translating to MRPMAQIAMVMNLDKCIGCHTCSVTCKQAWTNRQGMEYVWFNNVETRPGQGYPRRYEDQERWRGGWELNRRGALKLKAGGRLRKLAGIFSDPELPDIKDYYEPWTYDYKNLTDAPPGGDAPAYGDLDPMVERARRHASDKVRFEFEQTFMFYLPRICEHCLNPSCVASCPSGAMYKRAEDGIVLVDQDRCRGWRMCVTGCPYKKVYFNHRTGKAEKCTMCHPRIEVGLPTVCSETCVGRLRYLGVILYDADKVTAAASVRGERDLYEAQLGVFLDPEDTAVRRACEDAGIPDDWLEAARRSPVHALISKYRVALPLHPEYRTMPMVWYIPPLSPVVDALSETGHDGEDAGNLFGAIDSLRIPLEYLAELFTAGDVGPVRSSLEKLAAMRSHMRAVNLGEEPDPSVPAAVGMGVYEIEQMYRLLAIAKSEDRYVIPTAAVGDARRLEESALPEGCSLDYDGGPGMGGDGPFGRDSGRKLLPLVPVENFHLLRGRQTADDAAHTTLTADTEEA from the coding sequence ATGCGTCCGATGGCCCAGATCGCGATGGTGATGAACCTCGACAAGTGCATCGGCTGCCACACCTGCTCGGTCACCTGCAAACAGGCGTGGACCAATCGGCAGGGCATGGAGTACGTCTGGTTCAACAACGTCGAGACCCGCCCCGGCCAGGGCTACCCGCGCCGCTACGAGGACCAGGAGCGCTGGCGCGGTGGCTGGGAACTGAACCGGCGCGGCGCGCTGAAACTGAAGGCGGGCGGGCGGCTGCGCAAGCTCGCCGGGATCTTCTCCGACCCCGAACTCCCGGACATCAAGGACTACTACGAGCCCTGGACGTACGACTACAAGAACCTCACCGACGCCCCGCCGGGCGGCGACGCCCCGGCATACGGTGACCTGGACCCCATGGTCGAGCGGGCACGCCGGCACGCCTCGGACAAGGTGCGGTTCGAGTTCGAGCAGACCTTCATGTTCTACCTGCCGCGCATCTGCGAGCACTGCCTCAACCCGTCCTGCGTGGCGTCGTGCCCGTCCGGCGCGATGTACAAGCGGGCGGAGGACGGCATCGTCCTCGTCGACCAGGACCGGTGCCGGGGCTGGCGGATGTGCGTGACGGGATGCCCGTACAAGAAGGTGTACTTCAACCACCGCACCGGCAAGGCCGAGAAGTGCACGATGTGCCATCCGCGGATCGAGGTCGGTCTGCCGACGGTCTGCTCGGAGACGTGCGTGGGACGGCTGCGCTATCTCGGGGTGATCCTGTACGACGCCGACAAGGTGACGGCCGCCGCCTCGGTGCGCGGCGAACGCGACTTGTACGAGGCGCAGTTGGGTGTCTTTCTCGACCCCGAGGACACCGCGGTGCGGCGGGCGTGCGAGGACGCGGGGATCCCGGACGACTGGCTGGAGGCCGCCCGTCGCTCCCCCGTGCACGCGCTGATCAGCAAGTACCGGGTGGCGCTTCCGCTGCATCCGGAGTACCGGACGATGCCGATGGTCTGGTACATCCCGCCGCTCTCCCCGGTGGTGGACGCGCTGTCGGAGACCGGGCACGACGGTGAGGACGCGGGCAACCTGTTCGGCGCGATCGACAGTCTGCGCATCCCGCTGGAGTACCTGGCGGAGTTGTTCACGGCCGGTGACGTCGGCCCGGTCCGGTCCTCGCTGGAGAAGCTGGCCGCGATGCGCTCCCACATGCGGGCGGTCAACCTCGGCGAGGAGCCGGATCCTTCGGTGCCGGCCGCGGTGGGCATGGGGGTCTACGAGATCGAGCAGATGTACCGGCTGCTGGCGATCGCCAAGTCCGAGGACCGGTACGTGATTCCGACGGCCGCCGTCGGGGACGCCCGGCGACTGGAGGAGTCGGCGCTCCCGGAGGGCTGCAGCCTCGACTACGACGGCGGGCCCGGGATGGGCGGGGACGGCCCCTTCGGCCGGGACTCGGGCCGCAAGCTGCTGCCGCTGGTGCCGGTGGAGAACTTCCACCTCCTGCGCGGACGACAGACCGCGGACGACGCGGCGCACACCACCCTCACAGCCGACACCGAGGAGGCCTGA
- the narJ gene encoding nitrate reductase molybdenum cofactor assembly chaperone: MPSFEVLYQAAALCLTYPDDDFRARLPLLREAAPQLREFTDHARVTPPQELAAHYVQVFDFGNRHSLHLSWWRDGDTRRRGMSLVRFKDVYRAHGLECTGEELPDFLPAVLEFTARTGNTDLLLEHRDALEELRSRLTDFGTPYASVLDAVCATLPTAQTGARP; encoded by the coding sequence ATGCCGTCCTTCGAGGTGCTCTACCAGGCGGCCGCGCTCTGCCTGACCTACCCCGACGACGACTTCCGCGCCCGCCTGCCGCTCCTGCGCGAAGCCGCCCCGCAACTACGCGAGTTCACCGACCACGCGAGGGTCACGCCCCCGCAGGAGCTGGCCGCCCACTACGTCCAGGTCTTCGACTTCGGGAACCGCCACAGCCTGCACCTGAGCTGGTGGCGCGACGGGGACACGCGGCGGCGTGGCATGTCGCTGGTCCGCTTCAAGGACGTCTACCGCGCGCACGGGCTGGAGTGCACCGGCGAGGAGCTGCCCGACTTCCTGCCCGCGGTACTGGAGTTCACGGCCCGCACCGGCAACACCGACCTCCTGCTGGAACACCGGGACGCCCTGGAAGAGCTCCGCTCCCGGCTCACCGACTTCGGCACACCGTACGCGTCCGTCCTGGACGCCGTATGCGCCACCCTTCCGACCGCACAGACGGGGGCGCGGCCATGA
- the narI gene encoding respiratory nitrate reductase subunit gamma produces MTTLLWGVLPYVTFALLVAGLVWRHRYDRFGRPARSSQVYESKLLNIASPAFHYGILFVLVGHVVGLFIPESWTDTLGVSEHTYHLFSLYGGTAAGVLTVAGILLLLYRRRANAPVFRATTANDKLMYVVLLAAIVLGMVAELAHASGDGYDYRQSIAPWARGLFALRPDTDLMAGVPVLYQVHAVFGMVLIALVPYTRLVHMFSAPVQYLFRPYVVYRARDPRQLGPRPDKQGGETSRR; encoded by the coding sequence ATGACCACACTCCTGTGGGGCGTCCTGCCCTACGTCACGTTCGCCCTGCTCGTCGCCGGCCTCGTCTGGCGCCACCGCTACGACCGGTTCGGCCGGCCCGCACGCTCGTCCCAGGTGTACGAGTCGAAGCTCCTGAACATCGCCTCGCCCGCCTTCCACTACGGCATCCTGTTCGTGCTGGTCGGCCATGTGGTGGGTCTGTTCATCCCGGAGTCCTGGACAGACACGCTGGGCGTCAGCGAGCACACCTACCACCTGTTCTCCCTCTACGGCGGCACGGCGGCCGGCGTGCTCACGGTCGCCGGGATCCTGTTGCTTCTATACCGCCGCCGCGCCAACGCCCCCGTCTTCCGTGCGACGACCGCCAACGACAAGCTCATGTACGTCGTCCTGCTCGCGGCGATCGTGCTGGGCATGGTCGCCGAACTGGCCCACGCTTCCGGCGACGGGTACGACTACCGTCAGTCCATCGCACCATGGGCCCGGGGCCTGTTCGCTCTCCGGCCGGACACCGACCTGATGGCGGGTGTGCCGGTGTTGTACCAGGTGCACGCGGTGTTCGGCATGGTGCTGATCGCGCTGGTGCCGTACACGCGGCTGGTGCACATGTTCAGTGCGCCGGTGCAGTATCTGTTCCGGCCGTATGTGGTGTACCGGGCGCGTGACCCCCGACAGCTGGGACCGCGCCCGGACAAACAGGGCGGGGAGACGAGCCGTCGCTAG
- a CDS encoding OsmC family protein, whose translation MATTRSAHTVWEGNLFKGNGVVSFDSSGSIAEQPVTWASRAEDANGKTSPEELIAAAHSSCYSMAFSNILDKAGTPPTKLVTSADVTFQPGEGITGIHITVEATIPGISEEDFQARAEDAKVNCPVSQALKAVPITLSAKLA comes from the coding sequence GTGGCAACCACGCGCTCCGCACACACCGTGTGGGAAGGCAACCTGTTCAAGGGCAACGGCGTCGTCTCCTTCGACTCCTCCGGCAGCATCGCCGAGCAGCCGGTGACGTGGGCGTCGCGCGCCGAGGACGCGAACGGCAAGACCAGCCCGGAGGAGCTGATCGCCGCCGCCCACTCCAGCTGCTACTCCATGGCCTTCTCGAACATCCTCGACAAGGCCGGCACCCCGCCGACCAAGCTGGTCACCTCCGCCGACGTGACCTTCCAGCCCGGGGAAGGGATCACCGGAATCCACATCACCGTCGAGGCCACGATTCCGGGCATCTCCGAGGAGGACTTCCAGGCCAGGGCCGAGGACGCCAAGGTCAACTGCCCGGTCAGCCAGGCGCTGAAGGCGGTGCCGATCACGCTGTCGGCGAAGTTGGCGTAG
- a CDS encoding ATP-binding protein encodes MQAAVTVTPARIPELLLGLATVRPVFLWGAPGIGKSSLVRDFAESLGLECVSLLGTQLAPEDLIGVPQIRDGRSVFCPPEAIARDEPYCLFLDELNAATPDVQKAFYSLILDRRIGNYELPKGSIVIGAGNRATDNALARPIASALVNRLTHVHLQASAKDWLAWAANNGIHPWILDHLTDRPDHLWSKPPKTEEPFSTPRSWHMLSDALHSFGQGLDEATLKLLAHGTLTPVHATAFCGYVKIVRSQFGIEAIIKGDARWPHRMEDRDLLYYLAESFRGRLVKELPVSKEHMSASGRQTAYRAKSLLVQLAEISVEVAQSVIASDADGNPVLPAWFLVEAARDMPRLVEARR; translated from the coding sequence TTGCAGGCAGCCGTCACCGTCACGCCCGCCCGAATCCCCGAACTCCTCCTCGGCCTCGCCACCGTGCGGCCGGTCTTCCTCTGGGGCGCCCCCGGCATCGGAAAGTCTTCCCTCGTCAGGGATTTCGCCGAGTCGCTGGGGCTGGAGTGCGTGAGTCTGCTCGGCACCCAGCTCGCGCCGGAGGACCTGATCGGCGTGCCGCAGATCCGGGACGGGCGGTCGGTGTTCTGCCCGCCGGAGGCGATCGCCCGCGACGAGCCGTACTGCCTGTTCCTGGACGAGCTCAACGCGGCCACCCCGGATGTGCAGAAGGCGTTCTACTCGCTGATCCTGGACCGCCGTATCGGCAACTACGAGCTGCCCAAGGGCTCCATCGTGATCGGCGCCGGCAACCGGGCGACGGACAACGCCCTGGCCCGCCCCATCGCCTCCGCGCTGGTCAACCGCCTGACCCACGTCCACCTTCAGGCCTCCGCCAAGGACTGGCTGGCCTGGGCCGCGAACAACGGCATCCATCCGTGGATCCTGGACCACCTCACCGACCGGCCCGACCACCTGTGGTCCAAGCCGCCGAAGACCGAGGAGCCGTTCTCCACGCCCCGCTCCTGGCACATGCTCTCCGACGCCCTGCACTCCTTCGGCCAGGGCCTCGACGAGGCGACGCTGAAGCTGCTCGCGCACGGCACGCTGACGCCCGTGCACGCCACCGCGTTCTGCGGCTACGTCAAGATCGTGCGCAGCCAGTTCGGCATCGAGGCGATCATCAAGGGCGACGCCCGCTGGCCGCACCGTATGGAGGACCGCGACCTGCTGTACTACCTCGCCGAGTCCTTCCGCGGGCGCCTCGTCAAGGAGCTGCCCGTCAGCAAGGAGCACATGTCGGCGAGCGGCCGGCAGACCGCGTACCGCGCCAAGTCGCTGCTGGTGCAGCTCGCGGAGATCTCCGTCGAGGTCGCCCAGAGCGTCATCGCCTCCGACGCCGACGGCAACCCCGTCCTGCCCGCCTGGTTCCTGGTCGAGGCGGCGCGGGACATGCCGCGGCTGGTGGAGGCGCGGCGATGA
- a CDS encoding phage holin family protein, with protein MWAVSTVTMLVLAGILPDFQLQSADGDSATSIAVTAALGAGAFGLLSAIFWPLLVRLLLLVPALVLGLLVFFLNGSLLIVALRLVPSGDSAAAPETAVIVAAVMSAVASATGAALAVRDDDAYRRRLYRLADRRRRALPPGPSSPGTVFLQLDGVGHDVLRAAVDKDLMPTIARWLGDSAGHGTGGGARPTHRLTPWRTDWSSQTGASQLGILHGSNHDVPAFRWYEKAGREVMVCNRPTSAAELQRRAIDRTGDGGLLTADGASRGNLFSGGADEQALVLSIATKRRSRENRSRAGYFAYFSDPANAVRTALSFVAEVGREIGQSTRARARKVRPRVSRGGLYPFVRAFATVVERDVVVAAVMGDMLAGRTSVYADLVAYDEVAHHSGPCSRDAEKVLERLDRAMALIEKVAEHAPRPYRFVVLSDHGQSPGETFRARYGLGLGDLVRAGCGLPVPRRAQRTHSGAEARAAVRAALRIPVEEGGEQHRPSRRRSEPIVLASGNLGLVSFPDVPHRMTKEEIDARHPALLATLANHPGVGFLLVRSEKHGGLVLGAYGAEIPLDQLDDKPGPLEVFGPGAADAVRRTHSFPNVADIMVNSAYDPADGGEVLAFEEQIGSHGGLGGAQGKPFLLSPLAFSVPVDDGEDLVGAEHVHRVLRRWLRESNGPQVPLVAEPEERAA; from the coding sequence GTGTGGGCGGTCTCCACCGTCACCATGCTCGTGCTCGCCGGGATCCTGCCCGACTTCCAACTCCAGTCCGCGGACGGTGACAGCGCCACCAGCATCGCCGTCACCGCGGCCCTCGGCGCCGGCGCGTTCGGTCTGCTCTCGGCGATCTTCTGGCCCCTCCTCGTACGGCTCCTGCTGCTGGTGCCCGCCCTGGTGCTCGGCCTGCTGGTGTTCTTCCTCAACGGCTCGCTGCTCATCGTCGCCCTGCGCCTCGTGCCCTCCGGCGACAGCGCGGCCGCCCCCGAGACCGCCGTCATCGTCGCCGCCGTGATGTCCGCCGTCGCCTCCGCCACCGGCGCCGCCCTCGCGGTACGGGACGACGACGCGTACCGGCGCAGGCTGTACCGCCTCGCCGACCGCCGCCGCAGAGCGCTGCCACCCGGCCCGTCCAGCCCCGGCACCGTCTTCCTGCAACTCGACGGCGTGGGCCACGACGTCCTGCGCGCCGCCGTCGACAAGGACCTGATGCCCACAATCGCCCGCTGGCTCGGCGACAGCGCCGGCCATGGCACCGGCGGCGGCGCCCGCCCCACCCACCGGCTCACCCCCTGGCGCACCGACTGGTCCAGCCAGACCGGCGCCAGCCAACTCGGCATCCTGCACGGCAGCAACCACGACGTGCCCGCCTTCCGCTGGTACGAGAAGGCCGGCCGCGAGGTGATGGTCTGCAACCGCCCCACCAGCGCCGCCGAACTCCAGCGCCGCGCCATCGACCGCACCGGCGACGGCGGACTGCTCACCGCCGACGGCGCCAGCCGCGGCAACCTCTTCAGCGGCGGCGCCGACGAGCAGGCCCTCGTGCTGTCCATCGCCACCAAACGCCGCAGCCGCGAGAACCGCTCCCGGGCCGGCTACTTCGCCTACTTCTCCGACCCGGCCAACGCCGTGCGCACCGCCCTGTCCTTCGTCGCCGAGGTCGGCCGCGAGATCGGCCAGTCCACCCGGGCCCGCGCCCGCAAGGTCCGGCCGAGGGTCTCCCGCGGCGGCCTCTACCCGTTCGTCCGCGCCTTCGCGACCGTCGTCGAGCGGGACGTCGTCGTGGCCGCGGTGATGGGCGACATGCTCGCCGGGCGCACCTCCGTCTACGCCGACCTCGTGGCGTACGACGAAGTGGCCCACCACTCGGGGCCGTGCAGCCGGGACGCCGAGAAGGTCCTCGAACGCCTCGACCGGGCTATGGCGTTGATCGAGAAGGTCGCCGAGCATGCGCCGCGGCCGTACCGGTTCGTCGTGCTGTCGGACCACGGCCAGAGCCCCGGCGAGACCTTCCGCGCCCGCTACGGCCTCGGCCTCGGCGACCTGGTGCGGGCCGGCTGCGGGCTGCCCGTGCCGCGCAGGGCGCAGCGCACTCACAGCGGGGCCGAGGCCCGTGCGGCGGTGCGCGCGGCGCTGCGCATCCCCGTCGAGGAGGGCGGCGAGCAGCACCGCCCCTCGCGCCGCCGTTCCGAGCCGATCGTGCTGGCCTCCGGCAACCTCGGCCTGGTCTCCTTCCCGGACGTGCCGCACCGGATGACCAAGGAGGAGATCGACGCCCGCCACCCCGCCCTGCTCGCCACCCTCGCCAACCATCCCGGCGTCGGTTTCCTGCTCGTCCGCAGCGAGAAGCACGGCGGGCTCGTGCTCGGCGCGTACGGCGCGGAGATCCCTCTCGACCAACTGGACGACAAACCCGGGCCGTTGGAGGTCTTCGGGCCGGGCGCCGCCGACGCCGTACGGCGCACGCACTCCTTCCCGAACGTCGCCGACATCATGGTCAACTCCGCGTACGACCCGGCCGACGGCGGCGAGGTCCTCGCCTTCGAGGAGCAGATCGGTTCGCACGGCGGGCTCGGCGGCGCGCAGGGCAAGCCGTTCCTGCTGTCACCGCTCGCCTTCTCCGTGCCGGTCGACGACGGGGAGGACCTCGTCGGCGCCGAGCACGTGCACCGCGTGCTGCGGCGCTGGCTGCGCGAATCGAACGGCCCCCAGGTGCCCTTGGTGGCGGAGCCGGAGGAGCGGGCCGCCTGA
- a CDS encoding MBL fold metallo-hydrolase has protein sequence MPVEITWWGHATCTVDDSNVRVLTDPLFARRLAHLRRRRGALPPPGAWRADVAAVSHLHADHLHVPSLARLARGTRLLVPRGAPRAVPALRRLTHLRVTEMAPGDVTTVGELAVRAVPARHDGRRLPVGPHRSPALGYVIEGEGRTYFAGDTGLFESMAKEVGPVDVALLPVGGWGPYLGEGHLDAGRAAEALALLAPRSAVPVHYGTYWPIGMDAVRPHEFHAPGDEFARLAAERAPGVSVHRLTHGESVRLEVTR, from the coding sequence GTGCCGGTGGAGATCACCTGGTGGGGTCACGCCACTTGCACGGTCGACGATTCGAACGTACGCGTTCTCACCGACCCCCTGTTCGCGCGCCGGCTCGCACATCTGCGCCGCCGCCGGGGCGCGCTGCCACCGCCCGGCGCCTGGCGCGCGGACGTCGCCGCGGTCTCCCACCTCCACGCGGACCACCTGCACGTTCCGTCCCTGGCGAGGCTGGCGCGGGGCACCCGTCTGCTCGTGCCCCGGGGTGCGCCCCGCGCGGTGCCGGCACTGCGCCGGCTCACGCATCTGCGGGTGACCGAGATGGCGCCCGGGGACGTGACGACGGTGGGCGAGCTGGCCGTACGGGCCGTGCCCGCGCGGCACGACGGGCGGCGGCTGCCCGTCGGACCGCACCGCTCCCCCGCCCTGGGCTATGTCATCGAGGGCGAGGGCCGTACGTACTTCGCCGGGGACACCGGGCTGTTCGAGTCGATGGCGAAGGAGGTCGGGCCGGTCGACGTGGCGCTGCTGCCGGTGGGCGGTTGGGGACCGTATCTCGGGGAGGGGCATCTGGACGCGGGGCGGGCCGCCGAGGCGCTGGCCCTGCTCGCGCCGCGCAGTGCGGTGCCGGTGCACTACGGCACGTACTGGCCGATCGGCATGGACGCCGTGCGCCCCCATGAATTCCATGCGCCGGGCGACGAGTTCGCGCGGCTCGCGGCGGAGCGCGCGCCCGGCGTATCGGTGCACCGGCTCACACACGGGGAGAGCGTGCGTCTGGAGGTGACCCGGTGA
- a CDS encoding DedA family protein yields the protein MTVLAATATVVPTESTQQAIGYPSLFLLVLIGALVPIVPTGALVSSAAVVAFHQTAPFSLALVFLTASTAAFLGDATLYWLGRRGMRSKNGSRWLEAIRSRAPEERLAQAQGKLATHGVAVLVLSRLVPAGRLPVMLACLLAKWPMRRFARGNLPACLAWAVTYQLIGILGGSLFSEPWEGVVAAVALTLVISVAPSVWRRVRSAR from the coding sequence GTGACGGTGCTGGCCGCCACGGCGACGGTGGTGCCGACCGAGTCGACGCAGCAGGCGATCGGCTATCCGTCGCTGTTCCTGCTGGTGCTGATCGGGGCGCTGGTGCCGATAGTGCCGACCGGGGCGCTGGTGAGTTCGGCGGCGGTGGTGGCGTTCCACCAGACGGCGCCGTTCTCGCTGGCGCTGGTGTTCCTGACGGCGTCGACCGCCGCGTTCCTGGGCGATGCGACGCTGTACTGGCTGGGGCGGCGCGGGATGCGGTCGAAGAACGGCTCGCGCTGGCTGGAGGCGATCCGCTCGCGCGCCCCGGAGGAACGGCTCGCTCAGGCGCAGGGGAAGCTCGCCACGCATGGGGTGGCCGTGCTGGTGCTGTCCCGGCTGGTGCCGGCGGGGCGGCTGCCGGTGATGTTGGCCTGTCTGCTGGCGAAGTGGCCGATGCGGCGGTTCGCGCGGGGGAACTTGCCGGCGTGCCTCGCATGGGCGGTGACGTATCAGCTGATCGGGATTCTTGGGGGGTCGCTGTTCAGTGAGCCGTGGGAGGGTGTGGTCGCGGCGGTTGCGTTGACGCTGGTCATCAGCGTGGCGCCGAGTGTGTGGCGGCGGGTTCGATCTGCCAGGTGA
- a CDS encoding MBL fold metallo-hydrolase, with the protein MTQQSESAMSTTPRTTTTPRTTTRETDAPAEPSPLSPPCPPLAAPRPLGERRAWPRTFHDRLTAPLPGFRTLARFAREGAVRPGREGLADIPRLPFEPAPLPRVGARTVAVSWAGHASWVVRIGGLTVLTDPVWSRRILGTPARITPVGIPWSALPRVDAVVISHNHYDHLDAPTLRRLPRDTPVFVPAGLAGWFRRRRFTQVTELDWWEAAELSGVRFDFVPAHHWSKRTLTDTCRSLWGGWVLTAPDGQRVYFAGDTGYGHWFPRIGGRYPGIDLALLPIGAYDPRWWLSDVHCDPEEAVRAAQDLGARRMAPMHWGTFVLSAEPVLEPLTRVRAAWKKAGLDREDLWDMPVGASRVL; encoded by the coding sequence ATGACGCAGCAGTCCGAGTCAGCCATGTCGACCACGCCGCGTACGACGACCACGCCGCGTACGACGACCCGGGAAACCGACGCTCCGGCGGAACCGTCACCACTCTCGCCCCCGTGCCCGCCGCTCGCCGCACCCCGCCCGCTGGGTGAACGCCGGGCGTGGCCGCGGACCTTCCACGACCGTCTCACCGCCCCGCTGCCCGGCTTCAGGACCCTCGCCCGCTTCGCCCGCGAGGGCGCCGTACGCCCCGGCCGCGAGGGCCTGGCCGACATCCCCCGGCTGCCCTTCGAACCGGCCCCGCTGCCCCGCGTGGGCGCGCGCACCGTCGCCGTCTCCTGGGCGGGGCACGCCAGTTGGGTGGTGCGGATCGGCGGGCTGACCGTCCTCACCGACCCCGTCTGGTCGCGCCGCATCCTCGGCACCCCGGCCCGCATCACCCCCGTCGGCATCCCCTGGAGCGCCCTGCCGCGCGTGGACGCGGTGGTCATCAGCCACAACCACTACGACCACCTGGACGCCCCCACGCTGCGCCGACTCCCGCGCGACACCCCCGTGTTCGTGCCGGCCGGCCTCGCGGGCTGGTTCCGTCGCCGCCGCTTCACCCAGGTCACCGAGCTGGACTGGTGGGAAGCGGCCGAACTGTCCGGGGTCCGCTTCGACTTCGTGCCCGCCCACCACTGGTCCAAGCGCACCCTCACCGACACCTGCCGCAGCCTGTGGGGCGGCTGGGTGCTCACCGCCCCCGACGGACAGCGCGTGTACTTCGCGGGCGACACGGGCTACGGCCACTGGTTCCCCCGCATCGGCGGGCGCTACCCCGGCATCGACCTCGCCCTGCTCCCCATCGGCGCCTACGACCCCCGCTGGTGGCTCAGCGACGTCCACTGCGACCCGGAGGAAGCGGTCCGCGCCGCCCAGGACCTCGGCGCGAGGCGGATGGCGCCGATGCACTGGGGCACGTTCGTCCTGTCGGCGGAGCCGGTTCTCGAGCCGCTCACACGCGTGCGGGCGGCTTGGAAGAAGGCGGGGCTGGACCGGGAGGACCTGTGGGACATGCCGGTCGGCGCTTCAAGGGTGCTGTAG
- a CDS encoding aminotransferase class I/II-fold pyridoxal phosphate-dependent enzyme: MRRTDPEDHGPVRFGPPLPDDGLPVLPELAAVLAAAAGRAESEPVGGGAALLEAACGYWDRRGLPTEPGRAVAAPGAPALLLALTAALGGDVLVPRPCAAWWAPYARLLGRPVFHVATPAECGGVPDPYALLETVRRVRAEGGDPRLLVLSVADDPTATVAPPEALHETLEAATDEGLHLVSDETWRDTVHAPHDTVLLSPAEMLPDQVTVVTDLSGAHLPPGWPAAVARFPAGEVGDSLHARVLDVLTALGARVAGPVALAAGYALAEPEPVTARVTAAVRLHARVAGAMHAAAVGAGALARPPQAGRHLYIDLGPLRAGLSAHDVGDAQDLEDYLAARLGLPAPGGHRFGDDLGALRVRLSTGPLLAGSDEERAECITSPSPLELPHVQRALIHLKTVFDDLRDDAQRWEPPR; this comes from the coding sequence ATGCGCCGGACGGACCCCGAAGACCACGGCCCCGTCCGTTTCGGGCCGCCGCTCCCGGACGACGGGCTGCCCGTGCTGCCCGAACTGGCCGCCGTGCTCGCCGCGGCGGCGGGGCGGGCCGAGAGCGAGCCGGTCGGCGGCGGTGCCGCACTCCTGGAGGCCGCGTGCGGCTACTGGGACCGGCGTGGCCTGCCGACCGAGCCCGGCCGGGCGGTGGCCGCTCCCGGGGCGCCCGCGCTGCTGCTCGCGTTGACCGCCGCGCTCGGCGGCGACGTCCTGGTGCCGCGGCCCTGCGCGGCCTGGTGGGCGCCGTACGCACGCCTGTTGGGCAGACCCGTCTTCCATGTGGCGACACCGGCCGAGTGCGGCGGAGTCCCGGATCCGTACGCCCTTCTGGAGACCGTCCGCCGAGTCCGTGCGGAGGGCGGTGACCCCCGGCTGCTCGTGCTGTCCGTCGCCGACGACCCCACCGCCACGGTGGCCCCGCCCGAAGCGCTGCACGAGACCCTGGAGGCCGCCACCGACGAGGGGCTGCACCTGGTCAGCGACGAGACCTGGCGCGACACCGTGCACGCCCCGCACGACACCGTGCTGCTCAGCCCCGCCGAGATGCTGCCCGACCAAGTCACCGTCGTCACCGACCTGTCCGGCGCCCACCTCCCGCCGGGCTGGCCGGCCGCGGTCGCCCGGTTCCCCGCGGGCGAGGTCGGCGACAGCCTTCACGCGCGCGTGCTCGACGTGCTCACCGCGCTCGGCGCCCGCGTCGCCGGCCCGGTCGCCCTCGCGGCCGGGTACGCGCTGGCCGAGCCCGAGCCGGTCACCGCGCGGGTCACCGCCGCCGTACGCCTGCACGCGCGCGTGGCCGGCGCCATGCACGCGGCCGCTGTGGGGGCCGGGGCCCTGGCACGGCCCCCACAGGCCGGACGGCACCTGTACATCGACCTCGGCCCGCTGCGCGCCGGGCTGTCCGCGCACGACGTGGGGGACGCGCAGGACCTGGAGGACTACCTCGCCGCCCGGCTCGGCCTGCCCGCCCCGGGCGGGCACCGCTTCGGCGACGACCTCGGCGCGCTGCGCGTACGGCTGTCCACCGGGCCGCTGCTGGCCGGCAGCGACGAGGAACGCGCGGAATGCATCACATCACCCTCGCCGTTGGAACTGCCCCACGTGCAACGCGCATTGATCCACTTGAAGACGGTCTTCGACGATCTCCGTGACGACGCTCAGCGATGGGAGCCTCCTCGATGA